One region of Hymenobacter sediminicola genomic DNA includes:
- a CDS encoding methylmalonyl-CoA mutase family protein, whose amino-acid sequence MSVAPAAPYKPQNHIRIVTAAALFDGHDAAINIMRRIIQSSGAEVIHLGHNRSVQEIVDCAIQEDAQAIAITSYQGGHNEYFKYMHDLLKERGAGHVKIFGGGGGVILPTEIEELEAYGIERIYSPDNGRAMGLQGMINDLLQKSDFPTGQNLNGEAGHVKEKDARSIGRLISAAENFPQEFERVKGQLIADFQTAEGGADQRLNPTPAETRKAPILGITGTGGAGKSSLVDELVRRFLLDFPDKTIAIISVDPSKRKTGGALLGDRIRMNSINSPRVYMRSLATRQSNLALSKYVQDAVDVVRAADFDLIILETSGIGQSDTEIIEHSDASLYVMTPEYGAATQLEKIDMLDFADVIALNKFDKRGALDALRDVRKQYQRNHQLWDKPLDDMPVFGTIASQFNDPGMNRLYRAILSTVEAKTGVPFASHLETTTEDSEKIYIIPPHRTRYLSEIAETNRQYDQWVQKQSDVAQQLYGIRQAIGAVQSLDGNPTSGGPGAGSSSHGSGAGSLVSGLESTFEEVKLRLDGQNWKLLEAWPQKVASYKAPEFVFKVRDKEIRIQTHTTSLSNQQIPKVSLPRYTAWGDLLRWQLQENVPGEFPYTAGVFPFKREGEDPTRMFAGEGGPERTNRRFHYVSMGLPAKRLSTAFDSVTLYGEDPDHRPDIYGKIGNAGVSICCLDDAKKLYSGFNLANPSTSVSMTINGPAATLAAFFMNAAIDQQCELYIKEQGIEADVDAKINQLYAAKGLNRPRYQGELPAGNDGLGLLLLGVTGDQVLPADVYETIKKRTLSQVRGTVQADILKEDQAQNTCIFSTEFALRLMGDVQEYFIKEKVRNFYSVSISGYHIAEAGANPLTQLALTLSNGFTFVEYYVSRGMSVNDFAPNLSFFFSNGIDPEYAVIGRVARRIWAKAMKLKYGADARSQMLKYHIQTSGRSLHAQEIDFNDIRTTLQALYAIYDNCNSLHTNAYDEAITTPTEESVRRAMAIQLIINRELGLAKNENPLQGSFIIEELTDLVEEAVLMEFDRITERGGVLGAMETMYQRGKIQEESMHYEMLKHTGEYPIIGVNTFLSSKGSPTVIPAEVIRATEEEKQYQIAMLQNLHARNEGTAEQRLKQLQQVAIANGNLFEELMETVKFCSLGQITNALFEVGGQYRRNM is encoded by the coding sequence ATGTCAGTAGCTCCTGCAGCTCCCTATAAGCCTCAGAACCACATCCGCATCGTGACGGCCGCGGCCCTGTTTGATGGGCACGACGCCGCTATCAATATCATGCGCCGCATTATCCAGAGCAGCGGCGCCGAAGTAATTCACCTGGGCCACAACCGCTCGGTGCAGGAAATCGTGGACTGTGCCATTCAGGAAGATGCCCAGGCCATTGCCATTACCTCTTACCAGGGCGGCCACAACGAGTACTTCAAGTACATGCACGACCTGCTCAAGGAGCGCGGCGCGGGGCACGTGAAAATCTTTGGCGGTGGCGGCGGCGTCATTCTGCCTACCGAAATTGAGGAGCTGGAAGCCTACGGCATTGAGCGCATCTACTCGCCCGACAACGGCCGTGCAATGGGCCTGCAGGGCATGATCAACGACCTGCTGCAGAAATCCGACTTCCCAACCGGCCAGAACCTCAATGGGGAGGCCGGCCACGTGAAGGAGAAAGACGCCCGCAGCATTGGCCGCCTGATTTCGGCTGCCGAAAACTTCCCGCAGGAGTTTGAGCGGGTGAAAGGCCAGCTGATTGCCGATTTCCAGACGGCCGAAGGCGGTGCCGACCAGCGCCTCAACCCTACCCCGGCCGAAACCAGGAAAGCCCCTATTCTGGGCATCACGGGAACGGGTGGTGCGGGCAAGTCGAGCCTCGTGGATGAGTTGGTGCGCCGCTTTCTGCTGGACTTCCCCGACAAGACCATTGCCATTATTTCTGTAGACCCCAGCAAGCGCAAAACGGGTGGGGCCCTGCTCGGCGACCGTATCCGGATGAACTCCATCAACTCGCCGCGGGTGTACATGCGCAGCCTGGCCACGCGCCAGAGCAACCTGGCCCTGAGCAAGTACGTGCAGGACGCCGTGGACGTAGTACGCGCCGCCGACTTCGACCTGATCATCCTCGAAACCTCCGGCATCGGCCAGTCCGACACCGAAATCATCGAGCACTCCGACGCCAGCCTCTATGTGATGACGCCCGAGTACGGCGCGGCCACCCAGCTGGAGAAAATCGACATGCTCGATTTCGCCGACGTCATTGCCCTCAACAAGTTCGACAAGCGCGGCGCGCTGGACGCCCTGCGCGACGTACGCAAGCAGTACCAGCGCAACCACCAGCTCTGGGACAAGCCGCTGGATGACATGCCGGTATTTGGCACCATTGCCTCGCAGTTCAACGACCCAGGCATGAACCGGCTGTACCGCGCCATCCTGAGTACCGTAGAAGCCAAGACTGGGGTGCCGTTTGCGTCACACCTCGAAACCACGACCGAAGACTCGGAGAAGATTTATATCATTCCGCCGCACCGCACGCGTTACCTTTCTGAAATAGCCGAAACCAACCGCCAGTATGACCAGTGGGTTCAAAAACAGTCTGACGTCGCTCAGCAACTTTACGGAATCCGGCAGGCAATTGGAGCCGTCCAAAGCCTCGACGGAAACCCCACCAGTGGAGGACCTGGCGCCGGGAGCAGCAGCCACGGATCCGGAGCAGGAAGCCTCGTATCCGGCCTGGAGAGCACCTTCGAGGAGGTCAAGCTTCGGCTGGACGGGCAGAACTGGAAACTCCTGGAGGCCTGGCCGCAAAAGGTAGCCTCGTATAAGGCCCCGGAGTTCGTCTTCAAGGTGCGCGACAAGGAAATCCGCATCCAGACCCACACCACTAGCCTCTCCAACCAGCAGATTCCCAAAGTCAGTTTGCCGCGCTACACGGCCTGGGGTGACCTCCTGCGCTGGCAGCTCCAGGAAAACGTGCCCGGCGAGTTTCCTTACACCGCCGGCGTGTTCCCCTTCAAGCGTGAGGGCGAAGACCCGACCCGCATGTTTGCCGGCGAAGGTGGCCCCGAGCGCACCAACCGCCGCTTCCACTACGTGAGCATGGGCCTGCCCGCCAAGCGCCTGTCCACGGCCTTCGATTCGGTGACGCTCTACGGCGAAGACCCCGACCACCGCCCCGACATCTACGGCAAGATCGGCAACGCCGGCGTGAGCATCTGCTGCCTCGACGACGCCAAGAAGCTCTACTCGGGCTTCAACCTGGCCAACCCCAGCACCTCGGTGTCGATGACCATCAACGGCCCCGCCGCCACCCTGGCCGCCTTCTTCATGAACGCCGCCATCGACCAGCAGTGTGAGCTGTACATTAAAGAGCAGGGCATCGAGGCCGACGTCGACGCCAAGATCAACCAGCTCTACGCCGCCAAAGGCCTCAACCGCCCCCGCTACCAGGGCGAGCTGCCCGCCGGCAACGACGGCCTGGGCCTGCTGCTGCTCGGCGTGACCGGCGACCAGGTGCTGCCCGCCGACGTGTACGAAACCATTAAGAAGCGCACCCTCAGCCAGGTGCGCGGCACCGTGCAGGCCGACATCCTCAAGGAAGACCAGGCCCAGAACACCTGCATCTTCAGCACCGAATTCGCCCTGCGCCTGATGGGCGACGTGCAGGAGTACTTCATCAAGGAGAAGGTCCGCAACTTCTACTCGGTGTCCATTTCGGGCTACCACATTGCCGAGGCCGGCGCCAACCCGCTCACCCAGCTGGCCCTGACGCTGTCCAACGGCTTCACCTTCGTGGAGTACTACGTGAGCCGGGGCATGAGTGTGAACGACTTCGCGCCCAACCTCTCCTTCTTCTTCTCCAACGGCATCGACCCCGAGTACGCCGTTATCGGCCGGGTGGCGCGCCGCATCTGGGCCAAGGCTATGAAGCTCAAGTACGGCGCCGACGCCCGGAGCCAGATGCTCAAGTACCATATCCAGACCAGCGGCCGGAGCCTGCACGCCCAGGAAATCGACTTCAACGATATCCGCACCACCCTGCAGGCCCTCTACGCCATCTACGACAACTGCAACTCCCTGCACACCAACGCCTACGACGAGGCCATCACCACGCCCACCGAGGAATCGGTGCGCCGGGCCATGGCCATTCAGCTCATCATCAACCGGGAGTTGGGCTTAGCCAAAAACGAAAATCCGCTCCAGGGCTCCTTTATCATCGAGGAGCTGACCGACCTGGTGGAAGAGGCCGTACTCATGGAGTTTGACCGCATCACCGAGCGGGGCGGCGTGCTGGGCGCCATGGAAACCATGTACCAGCGCGGCAAGATTCAGGAGGAAAGCATGCACTACGAGATGCTCAAGCACACGGGCGAGTACCCCATAATAGGAGTGAACACCTTCCTCTCCTCGAAAGGCTCGCCCACGGTCATTCCGGCCGAGGTAATCCGCGCCACGGAAGAGGAAAAGCAGTATCAAATAGCTATGCTCCAGAACCTGCACGCCCGCAACGAAGGCACCGCCGAGCAGCGCCTGAAGCAGCTGCAACAGGTAGCCATTGCCAACGGCAACCTCTTCGAGGAGCTAATGGAAACCGTGAAGTTCTGCTCCCTCGGCCAGATTACAAACGCGCTGTTTGAAGTCGGCGGTCAGTACCGCCGGAATATGTAG
- a CDS encoding MBL fold metallo-hydrolase gives MKSTLILAAALAAATVQAQAQTAPTAPAPRAAADQIATKQGPLTVQPITHGSVVFTWNGKTIYVDPYGGAAAYAGLAAPDVVLITDIHGDHLDPKTLAGLSVGKALMIVPQAVADKLPAEYKAQIRILGNGQQLDTLGLRVSAIPMYNLPEAPDAPHTKGRGNGYVLNLGGKNVYVSGDTEDTAEMRALKGIDVAFVCMNLPYTMDVQQAAQGVLAFKPGIVYPYHYRGQNGLSDVDGFKKTVNTANKKIDVRLRNWYPTAQ, from the coding sequence ATGAAATCCACCCTTATCCTCGCGGCGGCCCTGGCTGCGGCTACCGTGCAGGCGCAGGCCCAAACCGCCCCCACCGCCCCCGCACCGCGGGCGGCCGCCGACCAGATTGCCACCAAGCAAGGTCCGCTCACGGTGCAGCCCATCACCCACGGCAGCGTAGTGTTTACCTGGAATGGCAAGACCATTTACGTGGACCCTTACGGCGGGGCGGCGGCCTACGCCGGCCTGGCCGCCCCCGATGTAGTCCTCATTACCGACATTCACGGCGACCACCTGGACCCAAAGACGCTAGCGGGCCTTTCCGTGGGAAAGGCACTGATGATAGTGCCCCAGGCCGTGGCCGATAAGCTGCCCGCCGAGTACAAAGCCCAGATCCGCATCCTGGGCAACGGGCAGCAGCTCGATACGCTGGGCCTGCGGGTTTCGGCCATTCCGATGTACAACCTGCCCGAAGCCCCCGACGCGCCGCACACCAAAGGCCGGGGCAACGGCTACGTGCTGAACCTGGGTGGCAAGAACGTGTATGTGTCCGGCGACACCGAAGACACGGCCGAGATGCGCGCCCTCAAAGGTATCGACGTGGCGTTTGTTTGCATGAACCTGCCCTACACCATGGACGTGCAGCAGGCCGCGCAGGGCGTATTGGCCTTCAAGCCCGGCATTGTGTATCCGTATCACTACCGGGGCCAGAACGGCCTGAGCGACGTAGACGGCTTCAAGAAAACCGTAAACACGGCCAATAAGAAAATTGACGTTCGGCTGCGCAACTGGTATCCGACAGCCCAGTAG
- a CDS encoding peptidoglycan D,D-transpeptidase FtsI family protein, with amino-acid sequence MRTVFMKWGKSLLALLAGLAACSSPDPQTNVPTQDPTTGEVYTQRRVVVNDSLYRGRVLDRYDSVLIATRPQFLLQLPRRPPLDTLALGKLLGWDSTTVRRRIAEALPYPGARPSSPVQLRLTKSEVKRVRRDSADWPTLKLTRRYQRVYTTAAGASVLGYKSTEAQAFFRQAKSYRRGRFYRLRNGGVEAYYNGLLTGRHGYLHPLLDAKGKQHGTWAKDTTFQQGQDLHLTLDVKLQAYAEKLLGNRKGYLVALDPRTGEILAYVSAPVFDPSTITAPDRAGVRAELLEHENMPLLNRPAMLANPPGSVFKLVNAAVALQLGAISPTTAFRCDQTLVSCVHHHPKPNSLTVGLKYSCNPYFYQVMQNLINRMPDSLAVVDTVATRHANLAEWRRYVRSFGLDSVLGVDFPREAPGFLPTPAYYDKARRTRNWTYRSIYSLSIGQGEINLTGLQMANMTAIIANRGWYYPPHLVRGIGQGGPLPRFTEKRRTLIDSVHFAALVPGMVAVMQRGGTADASSLADIGITVAGKTGTVENDEGDDHAAFVGFAPANNPKIAVAVYLENAGFGATAAAPCAVMVMEKYLRGSIAPKRKRWEKRIQHRAKYDY; translated from the coding sequence ATGCGCACGGTTTTCATGAAGTGGGGAAAAAGTCTGTTGGCCCTGCTCGCCGGGTTGGCGGCTTGTTCGTCTCCTGATCCGCAGACGAACGTACCCACCCAGGACCCTACCACCGGCGAAGTCTACACCCAGCGGCGCGTGGTGGTGAACGACTCGCTCTACCGGGGCCGCGTGCTCGACCGTTACGACTCGGTGCTGATAGCCACCCGCCCTCAGTTTCTGCTGCAGCTGCCGCGCCGCCCCCCGCTCGACACCCTGGCCCTGGGCAAGCTGCTCGGCTGGGACTCCACCACCGTCCGGCGGCGCATTGCCGAGGCCCTGCCCTACCCAGGTGCCCGGCCCAGCTCTCCGGTCCAGCTCCGCCTTACCAAATCCGAAGTGAAGCGCGTCCGCCGCGACAGCGCCGACTGGCCTACTCTGAAGTTGACCCGGCGCTATCAGCGCGTATATACTACCGCCGCGGGGGCTTCTGTGCTGGGCTATAAGAGCACGGAGGCACAGGCTTTCTTCCGGCAGGCCAAAAGCTACCGACGCGGCCGTTTCTACCGCCTGCGCAACGGCGGCGTAGAAGCCTACTACAACGGCCTGCTCACTGGCCGCCACGGCTACCTGCACCCGCTGCTCGATGCCAAAGGCAAGCAGCACGGTACCTGGGCCAAAGACACCACCTTCCAGCAGGGCCAGGACCTGCACCTCACCCTCGATGTAAAGCTGCAGGCCTACGCCGAAAAGCTGCTGGGCAACCGCAAGGGCTACCTCGTAGCTCTCGACCCGCGCACCGGCGAAATCCTAGCCTATGTATCGGCACCGGTGTTTGACCCCTCTACCATCACGGCTCCCGACCGGGCCGGGGTGCGCGCCGAGCTACTGGAGCACGAAAACATGCCGCTGCTGAACCGGCCCGCCATGCTGGCCAACCCACCTGGCTCGGTATTTAAGCTGGTGAATGCCGCTGTGGCCCTGCAGCTGGGCGCCATCAGCCCTACCACTGCGTTCCGCTGCGACCAGACCTTAGTGAGCTGCGTGCACCACCACCCTAAGCCTAATAGCCTCACCGTAGGCCTGAAGTACAGTTGCAACCCCTACTTCTACCAGGTGATGCAGAACCTCATCAACCGTATGCCCGATAGCCTGGCCGTGGTGGATACGGTAGCGACCCGCCACGCCAACCTGGCTGAGTGGCGGCGCTACGTCCGCTCGTTTGGGCTTGATTCGGTGCTGGGCGTAGACTTCCCGCGCGAAGCACCCGGCTTCCTGCCCACCCCGGCCTACTACGATAAGGCACGCCGCACCCGTAACTGGACTTACCGCTCCATTTACTCGCTCAGCATTGGGCAGGGCGAAATCAACCTGACAGGCCTGCAAATGGCCAACATGACCGCTATCATTGCCAACCGCGGCTGGTACTATCCGCCCCATCTGGTGCGCGGTATCGGCCAGGGTGGTCCTTTGCCGCGCTTCACGGAAAAGCGGCGCACGCTCATCGACAGTGTCCATTTTGCGGCGCTGGTGCCCGGCATGGTGGCCGTGATGCAGCGCGGCGGCACTGCCGATGCCTCCAGCCTCGCCGACATAGGCATTACGGTGGCCGGCAAAACTGGTACCGTAGAAAACGACGAAGGTGACGACCATGCCGCCTTTGTTGGCTTTGCCCCCGCCAACAACCCCAAAATAGCCGTGGCCGTGTACCTCGAAAATGCCGGCTTCGGCGCTACCGCCGCTGCGCCCTGCGCCGTGATGGTGATGGAAAAGTACCTGCGTGGCAGCATCGCGCCCAAGCGCAAGCGCTGGGAAAAGCGCATCCAGCACCGAGCGAAATACGACTATTAG
- a CDS encoding OmpA family protein, translating to MKPRFWLIVVALLASFTTSAQSLSGVWQGVETDTGEPGEVWPAVLRLQKSNGSTLFGVLYQEQGGQQNMTVTFQMQGTRIGTGMRLEHVRKLHETGATPFTYWCEGSITFIYDPTQERLTGRATYQPTGNCDVGTFTLYRVKLKSAATVAANTESTIRVSGRNVLWYADAALKQPVATGNTYRTRLSKTTTFYLTQGYYPTRQSTAVPITIQVTSAPPKPAPPAAIRPDTSARQDTARRVPVPLVATSPVVLPTVLFRLGTAELLPEGLPALERLAAELKSRPTLRLRIAGHTDKIGEPQKNQVLSEQRAEAVKTYLVKAGIEAARISTIGYGDSRPLYPSPDARNRRVEVAEAQE from the coding sequence ATGAAACCTCGGTTCTGGTTGATTGTGGTGGCGCTGCTGGCGTCTTTCACCACTTCGGCGCAGTCCTTATCGGGCGTATGGCAGGGAGTGGAAACCGATACCGGCGAGCCGGGTGAAGTGTGGCCGGCGGTGCTTCGGCTGCAGAAAAGTAACGGCTCTACGCTGTTCGGGGTGCTGTACCAGGAACAGGGCGGGCAGCAGAACATGACGGTTACGTTTCAGATGCAGGGCACCCGGATCGGTACCGGAATGCGGCTGGAGCACGTGCGCAAGCTCCACGAAACCGGCGCCACGCCCTTCACCTATTGGTGCGAAGGCTCCATTACGTTCATCTACGACCCAACCCAGGAGAGGCTGACCGGCCGGGCCACCTACCAGCCCACCGGCAACTGCGACGTAGGCACGTTTACGCTGTACCGCGTGAAGCTGAAGTCGGCGGCTACGGTGGCAGCCAACACCGAAAGCACCATCCGCGTATCGGGCCGCAACGTGCTCTGGTATGCCGATGCCGCCCTGAAACAACCCGTGGCAACCGGCAACACCTACCGCACCCGGCTCAGCAAGACCACCACTTTCTACCTCACGCAGGGCTACTATCCTACTCGCCAGAGCACAGCTGTTCCCATCACCATTCAGGTAACCAGTGCGCCGCCAAAGCCCGCCCCACCGGCAGCCATCCGGCCCGACACGAGTGCCCGGCAGGATACTGCACGCCGGGTACCGGTGCCGCTGGTAGCTACCTCGCCGGTAGTGCTACCCACGGTACTGTTTCGGCTGGGAACCGCTGAGCTGCTCCCGGAAGGCCTGCCCGCCTTGGAGCGGCTGGCCGCGGAACTGAAGTCCCGCCCTACGCTCAGGCTGCGCATAGCCGGCCACACCGACAAAATCGGGGAACCCCAAAAAAACCAGGTCTTGTCAGAGCAGCGGGCCGAAGCCGTGAAGACGTACCTAGTGAAGGCCGGCATTGAAGCCGCCCGCATCAGCACTATCGGCTACGGCGACTCCCGTCCTCTATACCCCTCACCCGACGCCCGCAACCGCCGCGTGGAAGTAGCCGAAGCACAGGAATGA
- a CDS encoding alpha/beta hydrolase: protein MPVSPLLVVTRLLRCLSIGLLLPCVPTGALAQQLASPRDTSFTVHSAYVKAKKQHPDISIARPPVPRGVRAQTKLTYCTPGSRALQLDVFYPKAKRRQQFPAVLLIHGGGWRSGDRSQHVPLAQQLAGRGFVAVTAEYRLSTEAPYPAAVQDLKAAIRWMRANARTYAIDTTRVAVWGFSAGGQLAALIGSTNGNSLFEAGSCHRPHSSAVQAIVDVDGILAFLHPESGEGNDSKSTSAATYWFGSNKLTRPDLWQQASALSYVGAGTPPMLFINSGVDRMHAGRDDMMRQLTALGIYTEVHSFPEAPHPFPLFNPWFQPTLEYTVNFLNKVFPRR from the coding sequence ATGCCTGTCTCTCCCCTGCTAGTTGTTACCCGGCTGCTGCGCTGCCTGAGCATCGGCTTGCTGCTGCCCTGCGTGCCCACTGGGGCACTGGCCCAGCAGCTTGCCTCACCCCGCGACACTTCCTTCACGGTACACAGCGCTTATGTTAAGGCCAAGAAGCAGCATCCCGATATCAGTATTGCCCGGCCGCCGGTACCACGCGGAGTTCGGGCTCAAACCAAACTCACGTACTGCACGCCCGGCAGCCGTGCCTTGCAACTGGATGTGTTCTACCCGAAGGCCAAACGCCGGCAGCAGTTTCCGGCCGTGCTACTCATCCACGGTGGCGGCTGGCGCTCCGGCGACCGAAGCCAGCATGTACCGCTGGCGCAGCAGCTGGCCGGTCGTGGCTTTGTAGCCGTCACGGCCGAGTACCGGCTTTCTACTGAAGCCCCATACCCAGCCGCAGTGCAGGACCTGAAAGCGGCAATTCGCTGGATGCGGGCCAATGCCCGGACTTATGCCATCGACACTACCCGTGTGGCGGTCTGGGGTTTTTCGGCCGGCGGGCAACTGGCGGCCCTTATCGGCAGCACCAACGGCAATTCGCTGTTTGAGGCTGGCAGCTGCCACCGCCCCCATTCCAGCGCTGTGCAGGCTATTGTAGACGTAGATGGTATTCTGGCGTTCCTTCATCCTGAGTCGGGCGAGGGCAACGACAGCAAAAGCACTTCGGCGGCTACTTACTGGTTCGGCAGCAACAAGCTCACCCGCCCCGACCTGTGGCAGCAGGCCTCCGCCCTGAGCTACGTAGGTGCCGGTACGCCGCCCATGCTGTTCATCAACAGCGGCGTGGACCGCATGCACGCCGGCCGCGACGATATGATGCGCCAGCTTACTGCGCTAGGCATCTACACCGAAGTGCACAGCTTCCCGGAGGCCCCTCACCCATTTCCGCTGTTCAACCCCTGGTTTCAGCCAACGCTGGAGTACACAGTAAATTTCCTGAACAAGGTGTTTCCAAGGCGCTAA
- a CDS encoding FKBP-type peptidyl-prolyl cis-trans isomerase, producing MNLTGLKEQISYIIGRDLARNFAQQGLDLDVDILAASMKEGISGEPSRLSQEQVQEAMMQLQQQMGGPEDEDDTQDPNAMNNNKEEGEAFLAENKNKPGITTLPSGLQYEVLTEGSGKKPGPTSQVTTHYHGTLLNGNVFDSSYQRGQPATFGVNQVIAGWTEALQLMPEGSKWRLYIPSNLAYGKRGAGRDIGPDSALIFDVELLRVNN from the coding sequence ATGAACTTAACTGGCCTGAAAGAGCAGATCAGCTACATTATCGGCCGCGACCTGGCCCGCAACTTCGCCCAGCAGGGCCTCGACCTGGATGTGGACATCCTGGCGGCCAGCATGAAGGAAGGTATCAGCGGGGAGCCCAGCCGCCTGAGCCAGGAGCAGGTGCAGGAAGCTATGATGCAGCTTCAGCAGCAGATGGGCGGCCCCGAAGACGAAGACGACACCCAAGACCCCAATGCCATGAACAACAACAAAGAAGAAGGCGAAGCTTTCCTAGCCGAAAACAAGAACAAGCCCGGCATCACGACCCTGCCCAGCGGCCTGCAGTACGAAGTCCTGACCGAAGGCTCTGGCAAGAAGCCCGGCCCCACTTCGCAGGTTACTACGCACTACCACGGCACGCTCCTCAACGGCAATGTATTCGACAGCTCCTACCAGCGCGGCCAGCCCGCTACGTTCGGTGTAAACCAGGTAATTGCCGGCTGGACAGAAGCCCTGCAGCTGATGCCCGAAGGTTCGAAGTGGCGCCTCTATATCCCTTCAAACCTGGCCTATGGCAAGCGTGGTGCCGGCCGCGACATCGGCCCCGACTCGGCGCTCATCTTCGACGTGGAGCTGCTGAGAGTAAATAACTGA
- a CDS encoding DUF6232 family protein — translation MSDQLLPEEHLPPAETPAPALPPRPPLPTLSSEDGRLVLTEDALQVNGQRFALRELEAVEVQRVRWLLWFLLGGFTLAGFLLGLLQNWVRLMPAALGITVGALLLAWGQRGTNRLRLHRLGRETMHFALPGEPAQWQKLTAETNRRIRRRHDEAAEAAALALLAAEAAARPPEPPTTE, via the coding sequence GTGTCTGACCAACTTTTACCCGAAGAGCACCTGCCGCCCGCCGAAACCCCGGCTCCGGCGCTGCCGCCGCGTCCACCGCTGCCTACGCTTAGCAGCGAAGATGGCCGCTTGGTACTTACCGAGGATGCGCTGCAGGTAAACGGGCAGCGGTTTGCATTGCGCGAGCTGGAAGCGGTAGAGGTGCAGCGCGTACGCTGGCTGCTGTGGTTCCTGCTGGGTGGCTTCACGCTGGCGGGCTTTCTGCTGGGCCTGCTCCAAAACTGGGTGCGCCTGATGCCGGCCGCGCTGGGCATTACTGTGGGCGCTTTGCTGCTGGCCTGGGGACAGCGCGGCACCAACCGCCTCCGGCTGCACCGCTTGGGCCGCGAAACCATGCATTTTGCCCTGCCCGGCGAACCGGCTCAGTGGCAGAAGCTGACGGCCGAAACCAACCGCCGTATCCGCCGCCGCCACGATGAAGCTGCTGAAGCCGCAGCTCTGGCTCTATTGGCGGCCGAAGCAGCTGCCCGGCCACCTGAGCCGCCGACGACCGAATAA